One window of Klebsiella quasivariicola genomic DNA carries:
- the glnK gene encoding P-II family nitrogen regulator, with protein MKLVTVVIKPFKLEDVREALSSIGIQGLTVTEVKGFGRQKGHAELYRGAEYSVNFLPKVKIDVAIADDQLDEVIDVISKAAYTGKIGDGKIFVAELQRVIRIRTGEADEAAL; from the coding sequence ATGAAGCTGGTTACCGTGGTAATCAAACCATTCAAACTGGAAGACGTGCGTGAAGCCTTGTCTTCCATCGGCATTCAGGGCCTGACGGTCACTGAAGTCAAAGGATTTGGCCGTCAAAAAGGTCACGCGGAGCTCTACCGCGGCGCCGAATATAGCGTCAACTTTCTGCCAAAAGTGAAGATTGATGTGGCGATTGCCGACGATCAGCTGGATGAAGTCATCGATGTCATCAGCAAAGCGGCTTATACCGGAAAAATTGGCGACGGCAAAATTTTCGTCGCTGAATTGCAGCGCGTCATTCGCATCCGTACCGGCGAAGCTGACGAAGCGGCACTGTAA
- the cof gene encoding HMP-PP phosphatase, whose translation MAKLAAFDMDGTLLMPNHRLGEKTLNALNRLRERDITLTFATGRHVLEMHHVIGEFSLDAFLITGNGTRIHSLEGEELYRQDLDPEAAEVVLHSKWDTQASMHVFNDGGWFTGQARPELLQAHVFSGFHYQLCDPQRMSAQHVTKICFCGDHDDLHRLRIQLNEALGERAFLCFSAMDCLEVLPVGCNKGAALAVLSQHLGFTLQECMAFGDAMNDREMLSSVGRGFIMGNAMPQLKAELPHLPVIGDCRHQAVSHFLTHWLDNPDLPYSPE comes from the coding sequence ATGGCAAAACTGGCCGCATTTGATATGGACGGCACTCTGCTGATGCCGAACCATCGTCTCGGCGAAAAGACGCTCAACGCACTGAACCGGCTGCGCGAACGCGATATCACCCTGACGTTCGCTACCGGTCGCCATGTGCTGGAGATGCACCATGTGATTGGCGAATTTTCCCTTGATGCATTTCTGATCACCGGCAACGGAACGCGCATCCATTCGCTGGAAGGGGAGGAGCTTTATCGCCAGGATCTCGATCCCGAGGCGGCGGAAGTGGTGCTGCACAGCAAATGGGATACGCAGGCCAGCATGCATGTGTTTAACGATGGCGGCTGGTTCACCGGTCAGGCACGGCCTGAATTGTTGCAAGCGCATGTCTTCAGCGGCTTTCACTATCAACTGTGCGATCCGCAACGCATGTCGGCGCAGCATGTCACCAAGATCTGTTTCTGCGGCGATCATGACGATCTCCACCGCCTGCGGATCCAGCTGAATGAGGCGCTGGGCGAGCGCGCGTTTCTCTGCTTCTCGGCGATGGACTGTCTGGAGGTGCTGCCGGTTGGCTGCAACAAAGGCGCAGCGCTGGCGGTGCTCAGCCAGCACTTAGGCTTCACCTTGCAGGAGTGCATGGCGTTTGGCGATGCCATGAACGATCGCGAGATGCTGAGCAGCGTTGGGCGGGGTTTTATCATGGGCAACGCGATGCCGCAGCTGAAAGCCGAGCTGCCGCATCTACCGGTGATCGGTGACTGCCGTCATCAGGCGGTCTCCCACTTTTTAACGCATTGGCTGGATAACCCTGATCTTCCTTATTCCCCCGAATAG
- a CDS encoding YbaY family lipoprotein, with protein sequence MKFAYMFSALAVAATLTACANHHSTNSSTQAAAPDPYGIATLSVAQQQPSVTGTINIRQRIALPPDAVLTVTLSDASLADAPARVLSQKAVRTEGKQAPFNFALPYNPADVQPNARILLSAAITVNGQLMFITDTVQSVINQGGTHADLTLVPVQQTAVPVAQ encoded by the coding sequence ATGAAATTTGCCTATATGTTTAGTGCCTTAGCCGTTGCCGCGACGCTGACCGCCTGTGCTAATCACCACTCGACCAATTCTTCGACTCAGGCAGCCGCGCCCGACCCTTACGGCATCGCGACGCTGAGCGTAGCGCAGCAGCAGCCAAGCGTCACGGGGACGATTAATATCCGCCAGAGAATCGCTTTACCGCCGGATGCGGTACTGACGGTGACCCTGTCGGATGCTTCTCTGGCAGATGCGCCAGCCCGCGTGTTGTCGCAAAAAGCGGTGCGTACTGAAGGCAAACAGGCGCCATTTAACTTTGCGCTGCCTTACAACCCGGCAGACGTGCAACCGAACGCCCGTATTCTGCTGAGTGCCGCGATCACCGTTAACGGCCAGCTGATGTTTATTACCGATACCGTGCAGTCGGTGATAAATCAGGGGGGCACTCATGCCGACCTGACGCTGGTTCCGGTCCAGCAGACCGCCGTTCCTGTCGCGCAATAA
- a CDS encoding PLP-dependent cysteine synthase family protein, producing the protein MNSAWVKHAISEINADYQRSADTHLIRLALPAFPGIPLYLKDESTHPTGSLKHRLARSLFLYGLCNGWIKEGTPIIESSSGSTAVSEAYFARLLGLPFIAVMPYCTAKRKIEQIEFYGGRCHFVQSACEIYDASETLARELNGHYMDQFTFAERATDWRGNNNIADSIFRQMSHEPHPQPSWIVMSAGTGGTSATIGRYIRSQGHETQLMVVDPQNSVFLDYWQTRDASLRSPVGSKIEGIGRPRVEPSFIPDVVDEMLRVPDAASVATALWLETQLGRKVGASTGTNMWGVLQLAARMREEGRTGSIVTLLCDSGERYLESYYNPQWVADNIGDIAPWQAEIAGLVERR; encoded by the coding sequence ATGAACAGCGCCTGGGTTAAACATGCCATTAGTGAAATCAACGCCGACTATCAGCGCTCTGCCGACACGCACCTGATCCGTCTGGCGCTACCCGCATTTCCGGGGATCCCCCTCTATCTGAAAGATGAAAGCACCCACCCCACCGGCAGCCTGAAGCATCGCCTGGCGCGGTCGCTGTTTCTCTATGGTTTGTGCAACGGCTGGATCAAAGAAGGTACGCCCATTATTGAGTCCTCCTCAGGGTCAACCGCCGTTTCGGAGGCTTATTTCGCCCGGCTGTTGGGGCTGCCGTTTATCGCTGTGATGCCTTACTGCACCGCCAAACGCAAAATCGAACAGATCGAATTTTACGGCGGACGCTGCCATTTCGTGCAGAGCGCCTGCGAAATCTACGACGCGTCCGAAACGCTGGCCCGCGAGCTGAACGGCCATTATATGGATCAATTCACCTTTGCCGAGCGGGCCACCGACTGGCGCGGCAATAACAATATCGCCGACAGTATTTTTCGCCAGATGAGCCATGAGCCGCACCCGCAGCCATCATGGATCGTCATGAGCGCCGGCACCGGCGGCACCTCGGCCACCATTGGCCGCTATATTCGCAGCCAGGGCCATGAGACGCAGCTGATGGTCGTTGACCCGCAGAATTCGGTCTTCCTCGACTACTGGCAAACCCGCGACGCCAGCCTGCGCAGCCCGGTCGGCAGCAAAATTGAAGGCATCGGCCGCCCACGCGTCGAACCGTCGTTTATTCCCGACGTCGTTGACGAGATGCTACGCGTGCCGGATGCGGCGAGTGTGGCGACTGCGCTATGGCTCGAAACGCAGCTTGGGCGCAAGGTCGGCGCCTCGACCGGCACCAATATGTGGGGCGTATTGCAGCTGGCCGCGAGGATGCGCGAAGAAGGACGCACCGGCTCTATTGTGACGCTCCTGTGCGACAGCGGTGAACGTTACCTGGAAAGCTATTACAACCCACAGTGGGTGGCGGATAACATCGGCGATATTGCGCCCTGGCAGGCGGAGATCGCCGGTCTGGTCGAAAGGCGATAA
- a CDS encoding dTDP-glucose pyrophosphorylase, whose translation MTDSSPQTITLPLPAIEGMTIAYQGVNYLRPGKMLDFATLSQAPVRAVTPLSLLYSTVGVLRQVELRKLPVYISGRVVYPISSLAMPGLRAKLIINAASQRLKFLESLIASSPSDNVHGMQILGLALTFTVEQPA comes from the coding sequence ATGACTGACTCATCACCCCAGACCATTACTTTGCCTTTACCCGCTATTGAAGGGATGACCATCGCCTATCAGGGCGTGAACTATCTGCGCCCGGGAAAAATGCTCGACTTCGCAACCCTCAGCCAGGCGCCGGTAAGGGCGGTCACGCCGCTGTCGCTGCTCTATTCCACCGTCGGCGTGCTGCGCCAGGTCGAACTGCGCAAGCTGCCGGTCTATATCAGCGGTCGGGTGGTGTATCCCATCTCATCGCTGGCCATGCCGGGCCTGCGCGCGAAGCTCATCATTAACGCCGCCTCGCAGCGCCTGAAATTTCTTGAGAGTTTGATCGCCAGTTCACCGTCTGACAATGTCCATGGCATGCAGATCCTCGGCCTAGCCCTGACGTTCACCGTCGAGCAGCCCGCCTGA
- the amtB gene encoding ammonium transporter AmtB, with product MKMATMKSGLGALALLPGLAMAAPAVADKADNAFMMICTALVLFMTIPGIALFYGGLIRGKNVLSMLTQVIVTFGLVCVLWVIYGYTLAFGTGGSFFGSFDWVMLKNIELKALMGTFYQYIHVAFQGSFACITVGLIVGALAERIRFSAVLIFVVVWMTLSYVPIAHMVWGGGLLATHGALDFAGGTVVHINAAVAGLVGAYMMGKRVGFGKEAFKPHNLPMVFTGTAILYVGWFGFNAGSASAANEIAALAFVNTVVATAAAILAWTFGEWALRGKPSLLGACSGAIAGLVGVTPACGYIGVGGALIVGIASGLAGIWGVTALKRWLRVDDPCDVFGVHGVCGIVGCILTGIFAATSLGGVGYAEGVTMGHQLLVQLESIAITVVWSGVVAFIGYKVADMTVGLRVPEEQEREGLDVNSHGENAYNA from the coding sequence ATGAAAATGGCAACAATGAAATCGGGTCTGGGGGCATTAGCCCTTCTTCCGGGGCTGGCGATGGCCGCGCCTGCGGTAGCGGACAAAGCCGATAACGCGTTTATGATGATTTGCACCGCGCTGGTTCTGTTTATGACTATCCCGGGGATCGCGTTGTTTTACGGCGGGCTGATCCGCGGCAAAAACGTTCTGTCCATGCTGACGCAGGTGATTGTCACCTTTGGCCTGGTCTGCGTACTGTGGGTGATTTATGGCTATACCCTGGCCTTCGGCACCGGCGGCAGCTTCTTCGGCAGCTTTGACTGGGTAATGCTGAAAAACATTGAGCTGAAAGCGCTGATGGGCACCTTCTATCAGTATATCCACGTGGCCTTCCAGGGCTCGTTTGCCTGCATCACCGTCGGGCTGATTGTTGGGGCGCTGGCGGAACGTATTCGTTTCTCCGCGGTACTGATCTTCGTGGTGGTGTGGATGACGCTCTCCTACGTGCCGATTGCGCATATGGTCTGGGGCGGCGGTCTGCTGGCGACGCATGGCGCGCTGGACTTCGCCGGCGGCACTGTTGTGCACATCAACGCCGCGGTCGCCGGGCTGGTGGGCGCCTATATGATGGGTAAACGCGTGGGCTTCGGCAAAGAAGCGTTCAAACCGCATAACCTGCCGATGGTATTCACTGGCACCGCTATCCTCTACGTGGGCTGGTTCGGCTTCAACGCCGGCTCTGCCAGCGCAGCGAATGAAATTGCGGCCCTGGCCTTCGTTAACACCGTTGTGGCGACTGCCGCGGCTATCCTGGCGTGGACCTTTGGCGAATGGGCCCTGCGTGGCAAACCTTCTCTGCTGGGCGCCTGCTCAGGGGCGATTGCCGGTCTGGTCGGCGTGACGCCAGCGTGTGGCTATATCGGTGTCGGCGGGGCGCTGATTGTCGGGATCGCCTCTGGTCTGGCCGGTATCTGGGGTGTGACCGCGCTGAAGCGCTGGCTGCGTGTGGATGACCCTTGCGACGTCTTTGGCGTTCACGGCGTCTGCGGCATCGTCGGCTGTATCCTGACCGGTATCTTCGCGGCGACGTCTCTCGGCGGCGTCGGTTATGCGGAAGGTGTCACCATGGGCCATCAACTGCTGGTGCAGCTGGAAAGTATCGCCATCACCGTAGTCTGGTCCGGCGTGGTGGCTTTCATCGGTTATAAAGTGGCGGACATGACCGTCGGGCTGCGCGTGCCGGAAGAGCAGGAACGCGAAGGGCTGGACGTCAACAGCCATGGCGAAAACGCCTACAACGCCTGA
- the tesB gene encoding acyl-CoA thioesterase II, protein MSQALSNLLALLDLEKIEEGLFRGQSEDLGLRQVFGGQVVGQALYAAKETVPVERLVHSFHSYFLRPGDSQKPIVYDVEVLRDGNSFSARRVAAIQNGKPIFYMTASFQAPENGYEHQKAMPTTPSPDGLPSETDIARKLAHLLPPQVKDKFLCDKPLEIRPVEFHNPMKGHIAEPVRQVWLRANGAVPDDLRIHQYLLGYASDFNFLPVALQPHGVGFLEPGMQVATIDHSMWFHRPFNINEWLLYSVESTSASSARGFVRGEFYTQDGTLVASTVQEGVMRNRNA, encoded by the coding sequence ATGAGTCAGGCACTCTCTAACCTGCTGGCATTATTAGATCTGGAAAAAATTGAGGAAGGGTTGTTTCGCGGGCAGAGCGAAGACCTGGGATTGCGTCAGGTTTTTGGCGGCCAGGTAGTCGGTCAGGCGCTGTATGCGGCAAAAGAGACGGTGCCCGTTGAACGGCTGGTGCATTCGTTTCACAGCTACTTTCTGCGCCCGGGTGATAGCCAGAAGCCGATCGTCTACGATGTGGAGGTGCTGCGCGACGGCAACAGTTTTAGCGCCCGTCGGGTCGCCGCTATCCAGAACGGGAAGCCGATCTTCTATATGACCGCCTCCTTCCAGGCGCCAGAGAATGGCTATGAGCATCAGAAAGCGATGCCGACCACCCCCTCACCTGACGGTCTGCCTTCAGAAACCGACATCGCTCGCAAGCTGGCGCATCTCCTGCCGCCGCAGGTGAAAGACAAATTCCTCTGCGATAAACCGCTGGAGATCCGTCCGGTGGAGTTTCATAACCCGATGAAAGGCCATATTGCCGAACCGGTGCGCCAGGTCTGGCTGCGCGCCAACGGCGCCGTTCCCGACGATCTGCGCATTCATCAGTATCTGCTGGGCTATGCTTCGGACTTTAACTTTCTGCCGGTGGCGCTGCAGCCGCACGGCGTCGGTTTCCTCGAGCCCGGCATGCAGGTCGCCACTATCGACCATTCGATGTGGTTCCACCGGCCGTTTAATATTAATGAATGGCTGCTGTACAGTGTCGAAAGCACTTCAGCCTCCAGCGCCCGTGGCTTCGTACGCGGCGAGTTCTACACCCAGGATGGAACACTGGTTGCCTCAACGGTCCAGGAAGGGGTGATGCGCAACCGCAACGCATAA
- a CDS encoding MGMT family protein: MDQHDTFPQRVWHIVASIPEGYVTTYGDVARLAGSPRAARQVGGVLRRLPEGSTLPWHRVVNRHGDISLTGPDLQRQRQALLAEGVQVSGSGHIDLQRYRWVY; this comes from the coding sequence ATGGATCAGCACGACACATTTCCCCAACGCGTCTGGCACATCGTGGCGTCGATACCGGAAGGATACGTCACGACCTACGGCGATGTCGCCCGCCTGGCCGGTTCACCGCGCGCAGCGCGTCAGGTGGGTGGCGTACTGAGGCGCCTGCCGGAAGGGTCTACCCTTCCCTGGCATCGCGTCGTCAATCGCCATGGCGATATCTCCCTCACCGGGCCCGACCTGCAGCGGCAGCGTCAGGCCTTGCTGGCTGAAGGGGTTCAGGTTTCCGGCAGCGGCCATATCGATCTCCAGCGCTATCGCTGGGTTTACTGA
- a CDS encoding Lrp/AsnC family transcriptional regulator: MLDKIDRKLLALLQEDCTLSLQALADAVNLTTTPCWKRLKRLEDEGILRGRVALLDAEKVGLGLTAFVLIKTQHHSSDWYCQFVSEVTQMAEVLGFWRMAGEYDYLLRVQVADMKRYDDFYKRLVNSVPGLSDVTSSFAMEQIKYTTALPVE, from the coding sequence ATGCTAGATAAAATTGACCGTAAGCTGCTGGCGCTGCTGCAGGAAGATTGCACCCTCTCTTTGCAGGCGCTGGCCGATGCCGTTAATCTGACCACTACCCCCTGCTGGAAACGCCTGAAACGGCTCGAAGATGAGGGGATTCTCCGCGGGCGTGTCGCCCTGTTGGACGCGGAAAAGGTGGGGCTGGGGCTGACGGCGTTTGTCCTCATCAAGACCCAACATCACAGCAGCGACTGGTATTGTCAGTTCGTTAGCGAAGTGACGCAGATGGCGGAAGTGCTCGGCTTCTGGCGGATGGCGGGTGAGTATGACTACCTGCTGCGGGTGCAGGTGGCCGATATGAAACGCTATGACGACTTTTATAAACGTTTAGTGAACAGCGTGCCTGGTCTGTCGGATGTCACTTCGAGTTTTGCTATGGAACAGATAAAATATACCACCGCCTTGCCTGTCGAATAA
- a CDS encoding SmdB family multidrug efflux ABC transporter permease/ATP-binding protein translates to MRSFTELWPTLKRLLAYGSPWRKPLAIAVGMMWIAAAAEVSGPLLISYFIDNMVAKHTLPLKLVAGLAAAYIGLQLLAALLHYNQSLLFNRAAVGVVQQLRSDVMDAALHQPLSEFDTQPVGQLISRVTNDTEVIRDLYVTVVATVLRSAALIGAMLVAMFSLDWRMALVAIAIFPAVLIVMIIYQRYSTPIVRRVRAWLADINDGFNEVINGMGVIQQFRQQARFGERMREASYAHYMARMQTLRLDGFLLRPLLSLFSSLVLCGLLMLFGFSAAGTIEVGVLYAFISYLGRLNEPLIELTTQQSMLQQAVVAGERVFELMDRPRQAWGSDDAPLGSGRVEIDHLSFAYRGDRLVLQDITLDIPSRSFVALVGHTGSGKSTLASLMMGYYPLTHGEIRIDGRPLASLSHSALRRGIAMVQQDPVVLADTFYANVALGRDISETQVWEALEAVQLAAVARSMSDGLYTQLGEQGNNLSVGQKQLLALARVLVETPQVLILDEATANIDSGTEQAIQQALAKVRQHTTLVVIAHRLSTIVEADTILVLHRGQAVERGTHQQLLAAKGRYWQMYQLQLAGEELAASAREESLSA, encoded by the coding sequence ATGCGTAGCTTTACGGAACTCTGGCCGACGCTTAAACGTCTGCTGGCCTATGGTTCACCGTGGCGTAAGCCGCTGGCCATCGCGGTGGGGATGATGTGGATCGCGGCGGCGGCGGAAGTGAGCGGCCCGCTGCTCATCAGCTATTTTATCGACAATATGGTGGCGAAACATACGCTGCCCCTGAAGCTGGTGGCAGGCCTGGCGGCAGCCTATATTGGCCTGCAGCTGCTGGCGGCGTTACTGCACTATAACCAGTCGCTGTTGTTTAACCGCGCCGCGGTCGGCGTCGTCCAGCAGTTGCGTAGCGATGTAATGGATGCCGCCCTGCATCAGCCGCTCAGCGAGTTTGATACCCAGCCGGTTGGGCAACTTATCTCACGGGTGACCAACGATACCGAAGTCATTCGCGATCTGTACGTGACGGTGGTGGCGACGGTACTGCGCAGCGCGGCGCTGATCGGCGCGATGCTGGTGGCGATGTTTAGCCTCGACTGGCGGATGGCGCTGGTAGCGATTGCGATCTTCCCGGCGGTGCTGATCGTAATGATCATCTATCAGCGCTACAGCACGCCGATTGTGCGCCGGGTGCGCGCCTGGCTTGCCGATATCAACGATGGTTTCAACGAAGTCATTAACGGCATGGGGGTGATCCAGCAGTTTCGCCAGCAGGCGCGCTTTGGCGAACGGATGCGCGAGGCCAGCTATGCCCACTATATGGCGCGAATGCAGACGCTGCGCCTCGACGGTTTTCTGCTGCGCCCGCTGCTGAGCCTTTTTTCCTCGCTGGTGCTGTGCGGGCTGCTGATGCTGTTTGGCTTTAGCGCGGCGGGCACGATCGAGGTCGGGGTCCTGTACGCGTTTATCAGCTATCTTGGGCGCCTTAACGAGCCGCTTATCGAGCTGACCACCCAGCAGTCGATGCTGCAGCAGGCGGTGGTCGCCGGCGAACGCGTTTTTGAGCTGATGGATCGCCCGCGCCAGGCGTGGGGTTCGGATGACGCGCCGCTGGGCAGCGGCCGGGTGGAAATTGACCATCTCTCCTTTGCCTACCGGGGAGACCGTCTGGTCCTGCAGGATATCACGCTGGATATTCCCTCCCGCAGCTTCGTGGCGCTGGTCGGACATACCGGCAGCGGCAAGAGTACCCTCGCCAGCCTGATGATGGGCTATTACCCGTTAACCCACGGGGAGATCCGCATCGATGGACGGCCGCTCGCGTCCCTCAGCCACAGCGCATTGCGTCGGGGCATCGCGATGGTGCAACAGGATCCGGTGGTGCTGGCGGATACCTTCTACGCTAACGTCGCGCTGGGCCGGGACATCAGTGAAACCCAGGTCTGGGAAGCGCTGGAGGCAGTGCAGCTGGCGGCGGTGGCACGCAGCATGAGCGATGGCCTGTACACTCAGCTGGGCGAGCAGGGCAATAATCTCTCCGTCGGGCAGAAACAGCTGCTGGCGCTGGCGCGCGTGCTGGTGGAGACCCCGCAGGTCCTGATTCTGGACGAGGCGACCGCCAACATCGACTCCGGCACTGAACAGGCTATTCAGCAAGCGCTGGCAAAGGTTCGCCAGCATACCACTCTGGTCGTCATTGCCCATCGGCTGTCGACCATCGTCGAGGCCGATACCATTCTGGTCCTCCATCGCGGTCAGGCCGTTGAGCGGGGCACTCATCAGCAACTGCTGGCGGCGAAAGGCCGTTACTGGCAGATGTATCAGCTGCAGCTGGCCGGCGAAGAGCTGGCGGCCAGCGCCCGGGAAGAGTCGCTCAGCGCCTGA
- a CDS encoding SmdA family multidrug ABC transporter permease/ATP-binding protein: MRLFAQLSWYFRREWRRYLGAIALLAIIAVLQLIPPKVVGIVVDGVTQQHYTAEKVWMWIGALVLIAVMVYLLRYVWRVLLFGASYQLAVELREDFYRQLSRQHPAFYLRHRTGDLIARATNDVDRVVFAAGEGVLTLVDSLVMGCAVLIVMSTQISWQLTLLALLPMPLMALAIKRNGDALHERFRVAQAAFSSLNDRTQESLTSIRMIKAFGLEDRQSAQFAADAADTGAKNMRVARIDARFDPTIYIAIGAANLLAIGGGSWMVIHGSLTLGQLTSFVMYLGLMIWPMLALAWMFNIVERGSAAYGRIRTMLEEAPAVDDGTETVPAGRGVLQVAIRDFSYPQASKPSLEQVNFTLQPGQMLGICGPTGAGKSTILALLQRHFDVTSGEIRFHDLPLPRLQLDSWRARLAVVNQTPFLFSDTVANNIALGKPDATAEQIERVARLASVHDDILRLPQGYETEVGERGVMLSGGQKQRISIARALLLEAEILILDDALSAVDGRTEHQILHNLRQWGEGRTVIISAHRLSALTEASEILVLQHGHIAQRGRHEALAVQPGWYRDMYRYQQLEAALDEVPQAQEEALDA, translated from the coding sequence TTGCGATTATTTGCTCAACTCAGCTGGTACTTCCGCCGGGAGTGGCGCCGCTATCTTGGCGCGATTGCTCTGCTGGCCATTATTGCCGTTCTGCAGCTTATTCCGCCGAAGGTGGTGGGCATTGTGGTGGACGGTGTGACGCAACAACATTACACCGCAGAGAAGGTGTGGATGTGGATTGGCGCGCTGGTGCTGATCGCGGTGATGGTCTACCTGCTGCGCTATGTCTGGCGTGTACTGCTGTTCGGTGCTTCTTATCAGCTGGCGGTCGAGCTGCGGGAAGATTTTTATCGGCAATTGAGTCGCCAGCATCCGGCGTTCTATTTGCGCCATCGCACCGGGGATCTGATCGCCCGCGCCACCAATGACGTGGACCGGGTGGTGTTTGCCGCCGGCGAAGGGGTATTAACCCTGGTGGATTCGCTGGTGATGGGCTGTGCGGTATTGATTGTGATGTCGACGCAGATTAGCTGGCAGCTCACCCTGCTGGCGCTGCTGCCGATGCCGCTGATGGCCCTGGCGATTAAACGCAACGGCGACGCGCTTCATGAACGTTTCCGCGTGGCTCAGGCGGCCTTTTCCAGCCTCAACGATCGTACGCAGGAGAGCCTGACCAGCATTCGCATGATCAAGGCGTTTGGGCTGGAGGATCGCCAGTCGGCGCAGTTTGCCGCCGATGCAGCCGATACCGGCGCAAAAAATATGCGCGTGGCGCGCATTGACGCCCGCTTCGACCCCACCATCTATATCGCCATCGGGGCGGCTAATCTGCTGGCCATCGGCGGCGGCAGCTGGATGGTGATCCACGGCAGCCTGACGCTGGGCCAGCTGACCAGCTTCGTGATGTATCTTGGCCTGATGATCTGGCCAATGCTGGCGCTGGCGTGGATGTTTAACATCGTGGAGCGCGGTAGCGCGGCCTATGGCCGTATCCGCACGATGCTCGAAGAGGCACCGGCGGTGGACGACGGGACCGAGACAGTGCCGGCAGGCCGCGGCGTTCTGCAGGTCGCCATCCGTGATTTCAGCTATCCGCAGGCGAGCAAACCTTCGCTGGAGCAGGTTAATTTTACCCTCCAGCCCGGGCAAATGCTGGGCATCTGCGGGCCGACGGGCGCCGGCAAAAGCACCATTCTGGCGCTGCTGCAACGTCATTTTGACGTCACCAGCGGCGAGATCCGCTTTCACGATCTGCCGCTGCCGCGTCTGCAGCTCGACAGCTGGCGCGCCCGGCTGGCGGTAGTCAATCAGACGCCGTTTTTATTCTCCGACACCGTCGCCAATAATATCGCGCTGGGAAAACCGGATGCGACGGCGGAACAGATTGAGCGGGTGGCGCGGCTGGCCAGCGTGCATGACGACATTCTGCGACTACCTCAGGGCTACGAGACCGAAGTGGGCGAGCGCGGCGTGATGCTCTCTGGCGGTCAGAAACAGCGCATCTCTATCGCCCGCGCCCTGCTGCTGGAGGCCGAAATACTGATCCTCGACGATGCCTTATCGGCGGTGGATGGCCGCACCGAGCACCAGATCCTGCACAACCTGCGCCAGTGGGGGGAGGGGCGAACGGTGATCATCAGCGCCCACCGGCTGTCGGCGCTGACCGAGGCCAGCGAAATTCTGGTGCTGCAGCATGGGCATATTGCCCAGCGTGGCCGCCATGAGGCGCTGGCCGTGCAGCCCGGCTGGTATCGCGATATGTATCGTTATCAGCAGCTTGAGGCGGCGCTCGATGAGGTTCCGCAGGCGCAAGAGGAGGCCCTGGATGCGTAG